The Chryseolinea soli genome contains a region encoding:
- a CDS encoding ankyrin repeat domain-containing protein, which yields MEEKVLTLLKARRTTDLIDELKQHPALVDTRDTQGVSLLSLSFYYGNTELSDYLLAHKSNLDIFEASAAGSLDKVKGFVTENRDQLNAFSADGFTPLGLACFFARTPVAEYLLGAGADPSLASRNAFHVAPLHSAAAAHATDIVRLLLEHHADAQATQQGNNTALHTAAHYGDLEMTRILLRYGANPQAKTDQGQTPYDMAIEKGFSEVAALLRG from the coding sequence ATGGAAGAAAAAGTATTGACGCTCCTCAAGGCGCGCCGCACAACCGATCTCATCGACGAACTGAAACAACATCCCGCGCTGGTCGACACCCGCGACACACAGGGTGTATCGCTTTTATCGCTCAGTTTTTATTATGGAAATACCGAACTGAGCGACTACCTGCTGGCCCACAAATCCAACCTCGACATCTTTGAAGCCAGTGCCGCAGGAAGCCTCGACAAGGTCAAAGGATTCGTCACTGAAAATCGCGACCAACTCAACGCCTTCTCCGCCGACGGCTTCACGCCGCTTGGGTTAGCCTGCTTCTTTGCCCGGACACCGGTGGCGGAGTACCTGTTGGGCGCAGGTGCCGACCCCAGTCTCGCTTCACGCAACGCCTTCCATGTGGCTCCGCTCCACTCGGCCGCTGCTGCGCATGCCACCGACATCGTGCGCCTGTTGCTGGAGCATCACGCCGACGCGCAGGCTACCCAGCAAGGCAACAACACGGCGCTGCATACCGCCGCCCACTATGGCGACCTGGAGATGACCCGGATCCTCCTCCGCTACGGCGCAAACCCGCAGGCAAAGACCGACCAAGGCCAAACACCCTATGACATGGCGATCGAAAAGGGATTTTCGGAAGTAGCTGCGTTGCTAAGGGGATGA